One genomic segment of Methanothermobacter wolfeii includes these proteins:
- a CDS encoding nucleoside/nucleotide kinase family protein — translation MRFIVIDGLDGAGKDTHAELIKRRYLSMGERVVFRSHPEDDNPYGRRARRALLEGGRINHIRASIFYALDVIRSLWKYRWRSNPGADTLIFSRYLMGVAYLPEFLAVLLYRVLYRVLPTTEYMFFLDVSPEESLRRLMERDEHEMFENLEDLRKTREKALKLADGWYIINTEDPIEDVQRRIDRILDRLDMRNSEDHGAGTVKGAPAEVPEDLNE, via the coding sequence ATGAGGTTCATAGTTATTGATGGACTTGATGGTGCCGGTAAGGACACCCATGCCGAGCTTATAAAGAGGAGGTACCTCTCAATGGGTGAACGGGTGGTCTTCAGGTCACACCCCGAGGATGACAACCCCTACGGTAGGAGGGCCAGGAGGGCCCTCCTTGAGGGTGGGAGGATAAACCATATCCGTGCATCCATATTCTACGCCCTTGACGTTATAAGGTCCCTCTGGAAGTACCGGTGGCGATCGAATCCAGGGGCTGATACGCTGATATTCTCAAGGTACCTTATGGGTGTGGCCTATCTCCCTGAGTTCCTGGCTGTACTGCTCTACAGGGTCCTCTACAGGGTCCTGCCGACAACCGAGTACATGTTCTTCCTTGACGTCTCACCCGAGGAGTCCCTGAGGCGGCTCATGGAGAGGGATGAGCATGAGATGTTTGAAAACCTTGAGGACCTCAGGAAGACCCGTGAGAAGGCCCTTAAACTTGCGGATGGATGGTACATTATAAACACCGAGGACCCCATCGAGGATGTTCAGAGGAGGATCGACAGGATCCTTGACAGGCTGGATATGAGAAACTCGGAGGATCATGGGGCCGGGACAGTGAAGGGTGCCCCGGCTGAAGTACCGGAGGACCTGAATGAATAG